AAAAAATAACATCCAACTGTTTAGATGGCCACACTACCGGATCAACTGTGAGGATATGGAAGATGTATCAAACCAACCAGACACTGTCTAAATCAGGCTGTCCcttaaaacaagaagaaaaggaCTTGTGAGCGTAGCCACAGAGAGGGCAACAAAGAGTTAAGTGGCCCAAACCGATTAAGGTTTTATGGTCAAATGAGACAAAGGTTTcggtttttggccaaaattcAAAATGCTATGTGAGGCAAAGTCCTCACACTGACCATTTCCTCATCAAACACCATCCCAGTAGTGAAGGGTGACAGCATCATGTCATGGGGATGCTTTTTCTCAGGACAGGACACGCGGTTAAAACCGTAGCACGGTTAAATGGTAGTGGATACATATCAGGGGATACTGCAAGACAACCTACTTCGGTCTGCTAAAACACTAAAGCTTGTGAGAAGCTTCCcctttcagcaggacagtgatCCCAGGCACTGTGATCCCAAGGCCAAAGCAATACGGGAGTAGTACAACAAAAAGGGGAATGTTCTAACAAAGACGAGAATCAAAATCCAGATCTCAGTCCAACAGTCTCTGTGGCTCTATTTGAAAATGTCGGTGTGCAAGCATCATCCAGCAACCTTGAGTGACCTGAAGCAACTCTGCTGGAAAAATGAGCTAAACATGATCAAACTGCACAAAACTCACCCCGACACACTTAAAGTTGGTTCTGCCAAGCACTCCTTATGCAAGTTGCATTTATCAgcttttatatattatttaaaatatatattctataatgattattatatattatttgtaaGATTTGCTGACTTTAAAACATTAAGTGCAGCAATAAATGCAACGACCACTGTGTCATGTGTAATCCAGATGAATTTATGACTTTAAAGGCTTGACTACTTTGGCAAGGCACTGTGTTGTGAAACACCTTCTATATCTGTAGCTCTTGATATCTGTATAAAATCGTGTAAcaatatttcatttgtatttgtcgTTCAGAAATATGACCTTAAAAGGCCAGCCTTTAGGCACGAGTGCTCTGAACACTTCACCTGCTTGTTATACTCTTACCGAGTGttgctgttactgttactgttctTACTAGTAAGAGACCAAATTATGTGATAATAAGCAAAACTAAGAGCAGTTAACAGCACTTATTATTAAATGATATGATCTTTAAATTGAAAGCTTTCAAAACAGGTCTTTTACAGAAATCCAGAGAAATCGATTTGAGGTTTGGTCAAGTTCAGCGATCAGACGGAACATTTCACTGTTTAATAAACTGATTAATATTTGATATGTTGTTTTTGATTTCCTTACTAACATGGGTTTTGGTGTCATCTGTGTGTTTAGTCAGATTTGCAGGCTAGTTCTATGTAATGTGAACAGACACTCATCACTAATGTCATTGAATAAATGTTTAGCGAAGCTATGTGTGTTGGCTCTGAGACTGACTTAGAAACAATAGCTTGCTGCTAGTGTTACAATGTTGAATACCTTATTGTGTGGGAATTGTTCTTTGTGCCTGTTAATCTCTGCGCATTTTGTGTAGTAAACAATTCTCTTTTCCACAGTACGCAACATTCCTGAGACCACGCCCaccttcctctccccctctggGACATCTAGCTCCAAGATGGCACTCCGTGGGGAGGAACTTCTTTTGGAGTGTATCGCTGCAGGAGTGTGAGTGACTCAGAAACAAAACCCACTCACAAACCCGATGTGGAGAATGTGGTAGCCATGCACACACGTGGCGGGGTcaagctgtctgtgttttttacACCTCTGCTTTCTGATCCATGAATAGCCCAACTCCCGGGATCAAATGGTTTAAGAAGGGAGGGGATCTGCCAGAGAAGAAGGTGAAGTTCGAGAGCTTTAACAAAACACTGCGTATAGTTTCTGTGTCGGAGGAGGATTCTGGGGAATATGTCTGCATGGCCAGCAATAAGATCGGGAGCATCCGACACACAGTCTCCGTTCAGATCAAAGGTCAGAATCAGAGCTGTATAAAGTCCTGTAGACTTTAAACATGCCTCTGGATGCCTTTGTACATGGTTTGTAAAGTGAGTACtacataaaatgacatttgtaaatgttttctcATTCCCTTGTTCCCTTGTTGTACTTTATGGTCCATAGCTGCTCCCTATTGGCTGCAGAAGCCAACCAATCTGGTGCTTGCTCCTAACGAGAATGGCCAGTTGGTGTGCCTAGCCAGCGGAAACCCCAAACCTAGCATCCAATGGCTCATCAATGGAGAGCCAATAGAGAGTGAGTTGGTCCCTCAAGCCTTCCCTTCCTGGAAGAAATATAGCACACATTACATTCAAGAATTCTGTTATGTAAGCATCCTCATATCTGCTTTTCCGTGTCTGGAAATGCAGGCTCCCTGCCGAACCTGAGCAGAAAGGTGGTGGATGACGCCATCATCTTCAACTCCGTGCAAATCGGCAGTAGCGCAGTGTATCAGTGCAACGCCTCAAACGAACATGGATACCTGCTCGCCAATGCCTTCGTCAGTGTACTGGGTAAGAGACTGCAAAGTTACTTTGCTAAAGTGACTCACCTTACATAACACCACCTACATAACTTTACATAATAACACAAGTCTTAAATCACTATACAGGGCCAGCTCCTGACAATTTAAATTAGGACAGGCCATAATAATGCAACAGGCTGAATACAGTGCTTAATGAGCACCTAGGACACCATAAAGTGTGACAGAGCAATCCCTCGTGTTCTTTACCAGACATGGCGCCGCGGTTACTGGGCCCCAGGAACCAGCTGATCAAGGTGATAGAGCAGAGCCGAGCAATGCTGGACTGCCCCTTCTTTGGATCTCCTGTTCCAGAAGTGCGCTGGTGAGCTCCACAGAGCTTGTATAATAGTTTGGGGATTTGATGGGTGAAATGCAGACCATTTGTTTATCcactgaaatatgtttttgtgtgtgtgtgtgtgtgtgtgtttaggtttaAAAATGGCCTGGGCATTGCTCCGGATAACGTAAAGTACAGACTACACAATAATGGCACTCTGGAGATCAAGCATGCCCGGTCTGAAGACCATGGGACCTATACATTTGTAGCCAACAACATCTTAGGCCAGGCTGAGGAACAGATCCGGTTGGAAGTCAAAGGTGAGAAGCTTAAAACTGACCAACAGATCCAGCAGTTATGTCCCAACAAACCTCCACAAGGAGTTGTTCTAAATTTCACTAAACAAGCAAGCTATTTTCATACATATGCTGTTTTACTTTCAACCCCGCATGTCTATAAAAGGTTTATGTTGTACATAGGAAGCACAGATGTAACATTTCTGTAacttgcataaataaataaattatccCTGTTATTCATTGAAGGTGTGATAGACTGAGTAATTAGATGCTAGGCAGTTTCCTTTCAGAGCCAACACGGATAGTCCGGGCACCAGAGCACCTGTCTGTCAATCGGGGAAATACAGCTCACTTTGACTGCAAGATAAAACATGACCCCACCCTCCCCATCATCGTCACCTGGCTCAAAAACGACAAACCTCTCCATTTTGGCTGGATGTACGGCAATACAGGGCTTTTCTGGCTCCATGCATCGCTCCCTCCCTTTATACACCCAATTTACACCCAATTTTGTCTCGTGTAACGCTGTGGTATGATTGATTCAGATCtaactgaatgtgtgtgctgtctTTAGGAGCAAGTTTAAGAAGGACGAAAACTCGTTATCCATTCCCAACGTAAACAGTGATGATGAAGGAACTTATATGTGTATGGTCAAGACAGAGCTGGACCAGGACTTTGCTTCAGCACGCCTTACTGTTTtaggtgcacatgcacatacgcacacacgcacgcactcacacacgcacacacacacacacacacacacacacacacacgcacgcacacacacatccaccaaccATACATATGGTTACACTCCTTTGCGCAGAATGATAACACATGCTGCTGACACCAGACCCACTCTAACACATTGCCCTGGATATTACCCTGTTTAAGTCAAACATGGGAACTATTCATAATCTGTCAGACTAAACTAACTGTTCATGTATCTTTttcactgcaaaaataaatatttactcctagaaaaaaaagtgtattggTAGATGAATTTGTAACATGATTGATCTCACCTGTCTGTGAAATGCTTCAGTCCCTATATAACTATCTGTAGTTGGTACTTACTATTGCTTTGTAGCATGCTCCAGCTCTTATCTGAACGCAATAGATTAGTCACTGAACATTTCAGGGTTTAATTGCTTCACTAATCAACTTActaacctttaaccttttaCCTTTGACCTCACAGAGTCTTCCTCAAAACCTAGTGCCTTTACAGGTAATACTTAAGCTCATGCACAAAATGTCAgagtagtttgtgtgtgtgtgtgtgtgtgtgtgtgtgtgtgtgtgtgtgtgtgtgtgtgtgtgagtgcgtgtatgtctgtctgtctgtctctatcttcttcttttttggtGTTCCTTTTCCCAGTCTGgaaatgttcatgtttgtggaacaattgtaaaatatttgtgtaaaaaaagCTACATTCAGAATACTGTAAtcttttaattatatatatacacacacacacacacacacacacacacacacacacacacacacacacacacacacacacacacacacacacacacacacacactattgtatATATGAATGATTAGGTAAGGATAGGTCATTACTTAGTCCAAAGCGATGCTGAATTAGTAGAGATATGTTGGGATATGACTTCTCACAGCTGTCTTGTGCGTCCCCCAGATCGGCCAGATCCTCCCGAGGACCTAGAGCTGTCTGACCCAGCAGCACGCTCTGTCCGTCTCACCTGGGTTCCCGGCAATGATAACAACAGTCCAGTCAGACGTATGACTCGGCTCATTatacctgcacgcacacacacacacacactcacacacacacacacacacacacacacactacacacacacacacacacgcacacacacgcacacgcacacacgcactacacacacacgcacgcacacacacgcacacacacacgcgcgcacgcacgcacacacactacacacacacgcgcacacacacacgcacacacacacacgcacacacacgcacgcacacacacacgcactacatacacacacacacgcacgcacacacactacacacacacacgcacacacacgcacgcgcacacacacgcactacatacacacacacacgcacacacacacacgcacgcacgcacacacacacacgcgcacacacacacacacgcgcacacacacacacacgcacgcacgcacacacacacgcgcacacacacacacacgcacgcacgcacacacacacacgtgcacacacacgcactacatacacacacacacgcacgcacacacacacgcacacgcacacacacacgtgtacgcacAAATCCATCcattcacaaatacacaatacacacacaaacacatatattgAGCTCTAATACGATAACTTGGAAATGATTCATAGCTAAAGTATAGTGGTACCTTTTCCAATACAGTCCAAGACTCTTTgtcacttctttctttttcttacagAATTCCTTGTTCAGTATGAAGAGAATCGCTGGAGGCCAGGGGAATGGCAGAACCTGTCCAGTTACACAGGCGACCAGAACTCAGTCAATCTGCTGCTGTCTCCCTTTGTGAACTATCAGTTCCGAGTCATTGCCATCAACAGTGTGGGGCCAAGCCGTCCCAGCGGGCCCTCGTCACGTTACCAAACCAGCGGAGCTCGTAAGTGCCCAAGCCCGCGCACAGAAGCAGACACTTCAGTAACATAAAAGGTTCTTTAAATAATGCTCTGCATTACGgaataataactattattattagaacTATTAACCATTACGGACATCCTAGCGATCAGGATAATTTACCTACGGTCTTAAGGATATATTTTGTCAGTgttgtatgactgtgtatgactgaGTCAGGGTGCTAATGTGTATTTCTGTGATTTCCAGCTCCTGATGTCATACCTCAAGGCCTAAAAGGGTGGGGCACCAAGAAGACCAACATGGAGATCACCTGGCAGGTGCTTAGTCTCTCTCTTGGTGGAAAGAACTATGTCAGCTACTAATTTAACTACATTTCCCAATAGCTTGTGGAGCTTTAACTATTTCCTGCAACAAAGCTGTTTGCATCTATGCCTGCAGCCGCTGTTGGACACTCAAAGAAATGGGCCTGAGTTGCGTTATGTGGTATCATGGAGGAGGAAAGACTCTCAAGAGGAGTGGAATAACATCAGTACTACCAGTTCTAAACACGTGGTCAGTGACACAGAGACCTATGTTCCCTATGAGATCAAAATCCACGCAGTCAATGACTTTGGACGGGGCCCAGAGTCGAGTATGGTCATTGGCTACTCAGGGGAGGACAGTGAGTATGAGTTTTCTAATCAAGATCTTCTCCATGTGCTCGTAGTGCCAGTGGGTTTCAGACTTTGTGTTtatcactttctttctcttagGACCTTCTGCTGCCCCGGCAGAGCTCAGGGTGACGAAGGCCGACAGCACTAAAGTGAATTTGCACTGGGTCTCTGTTGACCCCACCTCCATTCATGGAGAGTTCAAGGAGTACAGAGTGAGTTCTTACAGTCGTCATCACAGTCTGCACTTGGTGAAGTCAAATGAAACGCTAGTATTTGGTTGTCTCTTAACAGAGGCTCCAAGACAACCTAGTGCTAAACTGCGTGCAACTTTGGGCCATTTTTATATGCTTACAACATCGAACAAACCCTCTAACCACGAGCGAGTTTTCTTAAGCTGTGCTTTGGTAAAGTTGAAATACAGCCCACCTTAAAGGTTGCTGCATCAGGGCAGTTGAGCTGGAGTTCACGGAGGATCAAATGCTGCTTTGCATTTGTTATAGTCGGATCAGGACCGGCTTCCACACCTATGCATACGATGCAGCTCGAGAGAATTTACTGTCGCGATGCTCGCAGGATCAAAGCAATTCCTGGGGCATATCTGTTGGATCACGGGTGTAAACAAACCGGATTCCTTTCTCCTTTCCTGGGCATCTCCTCAGCTGTACTACTGGAGGGAGGCCAGTCTGGTGAAGGGCCTGAGGATAAATAAGGAGAAGAAGACCAAAGTCTTCTCCAGTGACGTGTCTCAGAACACTGGCGTCCTCACTGAGCTGATCCCATACAGCAAGTACAAGATGTACATGGTGGTGGCCAACAATAAATTCGAGGGACCACATAGCAACATTGTGGAGTTTCAGACCAAGGAAGGAGGTATGATATTTCTTTTCAGTTGTTATGATAGTTGTTATTATCACCTCATTATCATAACTGCTGTAGTTTTTTACTACTAATTTAATTCTTTTCTGACTGTTCAATAGTGCCTGGGGTTCCCAAGTTCTTCAGGATTGTGCAGAGGAACACAGACACCATCCATCTGGAGTGGGACAAACCTCTCGAGCCAAATGGGATTCTAATCGGGTACACACTGCAGTACAGGACAGGTTCGTTCAGTTCGCACCTGTCAAACCTGGTTTTCATCTACAGCTGCCCAATCCTTGTCTTAGTGATCTACCCTAAGTAATACTTAGATCCTTCCCTACTCCAACATAGTCTTCATCTGAATATTAAAGCCAAATGTATGACACTTTGATTAGAGCTAAACTCTTCAGGCGGGAAATTGTCATAAGAAAAAGTCGACAACCCAAATGTAAACAGTCGAGAAGGCTGACTTCACAAATGAAATGTCTACACAAGAGCCTGTCTATAGGTAACATAAATCACTTGCCTGTGCTCTAATTTCTGTACCACcatgcttctctgtctcctctgtagTTAATGGAACAGAGGTAGGCAGCCCGCAGGTCGTGAGCTTCTTCCCCAACGTGACAGAGTATACCATCCGGCTGCCTGACCGCTTCACCCGCTACAAGTTCTATCTGTCAGCCCGGACCCAGGTCGGCTCTGGAGAGTCCTACACCGAAGAGTCACCTCACTTTGCCAATGAGGGTAAGAAACTGCGCATGAACCCACGTGTGTAAGGCACTATCTGTGTACTCGGTCACGTGTGGAATGGTACACGTTTGTACTCGGCTGCGAGTGGGATGCTGAACGTTTGCTGTCAGTAAACCTTGGCAGTTTTTTCTTGTGAGGCAGTGGGGGGTGTTCAGCATTCAAGTTGCATGGCAGTGTTTAACCACAGCCTACTAATTACAGGATATGGCTTgtaatttgttttcattttcacgTATTGGGAGCCGGGAGAAGGTAAACCAAATTGTGGTGATCATATGGTCTTTTTTCAATATACATTGACAAACCAATCCTGAAACAAGGCTGGATCAGACTTTAATTCCAGAGGATGGGCTCTACAGTAGTCATGGAAGTGagtcctgtgttttgtttaaggGAATTAGGTGAGAGTAGGAAAGCTTCTCTCCCGAGAAATGATTCTGCTCTAGTTCGTACTAAACAGAAGGACCTTTTGTAATACCGAAATGGCATGAATAATGCCCTTTCACTGGAAGCTGACGTTATCTCCACACAGCCATTCTGGGTTAGACCAGGCTAATCACCAGTGTTTACTGTTGCTAGGAGCAGCAAGTGGATCAGTCACTGAGAGCACAATCACCCAGTGTTcttgtctgtctccctgtctgtcatTTCTCTGTCTTCTATGTAAgaattcttttttctctctctattgctgTGCTTTTGCCCTGTTGCTTGCTGCTCTGTGGTTCTAACTGTTTCCTCTCTCAGCTTCTTAACTTTGGTCTAGTTTTTCAGTATTCTCTGACCTGTCCCTtgcttcttcctctcctgtctgtctgtctgtctgtctgtctgtctgtctgtttctctgcctgtctatctgcctgtctctgtctgtctctctctccctcggtGTGAAAGAAGACTTTATCACTTCAGGTACTGCCTCTGCAGGTGTACGTAATGAGGTGTGGCCTgcttgcctgcctgcctgtctgtttccctgcctgtgtctctgtctgtctctcctgccaCCTGTCTGTCTTCTACACTGAACCAGTACAGTTCAGTGATCAGAGCCCATGTCACAATATTAGGATAGGAatcatgcttaaaaaaaaaaaactgttcacTTGATGTGATAAGATGGGAAGGCATTTATTGGGCTCAGTTATGATCTAAACTGTGCTATCCACCAGTCTGTTGGTTTATCCATGTGTCTTTGTTTATATCACTGTGTGCTTTCAGGGATGGGACACAATAACTGCTGTTGTTGTTAACTGAACGtatattcatttacataaagtatgtcaaattatttaaaatttacGTCACcgttgaagttgtttttttttggtttttttaattattattcttattctgAAGGCTTCACTTTTTTTAGTGTGTATAGACTATCTGTGGGCTCATTATGAGATAAATAAGACGTAAACAGGAATGAGTCTTGTTTGATTTCTTCACCTCCAATCCCTGACGGCACCTTGCCGTACCTGCTAAGGCATCCTTTTCCTGTCACCTTGTTTGGCCTATCCCAGCATGCTTTTCTCATTTCGCATTTAAGCATGCAGGCAACTGATGTCCTCGTAAATGAGTAGCTCTTCGTAGAGTTTGCTTCTGTTTCTTAAttatttgaaaaagtgaaatCCCCATGGTAACCCCTGTTGCCCGGCAACAAGGTGTATTTGCGTGGGGCAAAAAATGACAgggtgagggaggaggggtgTTAGGGTGTAAGAATGCAGTCATCGCAACTGCCTTGGAGGATTATTAGAGATTGATGCTCTTTTGATGCCCGGCCATAAAGAAGCTGCTCACATTTCGTTTGCTGCTTGCACCATTTTCCATTCTAATGCTTGCACACCTGCCACCTCTTTAGATTCCTTTTTGGGCTGGCCTCTTTTGTGATTGGCTATGCCATTTATCATTCAGATGGACACTACAGGTAAGAGTGCACTGAGCTTCTTGCTGATTGGCCATCTGGAATTGATAGCCCATCTTTGCCAAATCTTCCAGATcgtgtaataaaaaaaaaaaagcatctccACTAGCTTGCCAGTCCTGGTTAGCCACGGTTTACTGTCTCTGAGGTTGGAAGGGCATTACCTTGGTCATGCCTTTTGTGACCAAGAGGTTTTAGTGCCCTGCTGCCTGTTCTAATCTCCCACATACATTTCATATTGTGCCTGTTGGTTTTGATGGGATGCTGGTATGCCCAAGCCCTGTGTTGATGCTTTCTGTTAAGGACTGCTTTGCATGAATTAAAGAAAGGAAAGGTATGGTTCTGTGGAGTCACATTGTTTCTAAGGACTTCAGGCGAAGATCTGAAGGTATAAGACTACCTATTGTCTATTAATTATTCACTGTGTTATCTTTAACATAATGTGAAGAGGCGCTTAGCTCTCTTTGCGCATCATTACCAATACAGTTTAAGGTGGTGGATGTGATTCCGGTGATGGATTTCCCACAATCCCATTTGCTCTCAAGGTGATATCCAGGGAGGAATGGATATTTGCAACAGATGACCACATGGTGGCAGTGCTATATCAGTCCATGCCTTGCTTGGGCATCCAAGATAATATTACTCTTGAGTAGTCTGTCAGAACATGACAGCTGATACTCACTTTCTTTCGGGAGACACCCTATGTTAATGTTACGGTTGTGGGAATTTCATCCAACCTGGCAGTtgattattttctatttgtctCTGTTCTTGTATCTATGGTGCTGCTGACTACACTGTGCTTAACGAATactctgttcctctctcagTGATTGATTCGACAGATGCCTTGGTGTTCGtaactcctcctccttctcccccaACCTCCGTCCCAAGCACAACCCTTAGTACCTCAACAACTACTACCACAGCCCCTACCTCAGCTGCTACCCCTACTACTGCTCCAACTACAGCTCCAACTACAGCTACAACCACCATCACTGTCTCCACCACAACCCTACCCACCCCGCCTTTCACTACCAAGCGGGTGGACATGAACATACTGGGTATTTTCTCAGACATCACTCCAATGTCACTGCGACATGACAGCTATTTAAATAGCAGTGCTAGCGCAGAGAGCCACGCCGGGCCACACTTGATTTATTCATACAGCATACAGGCCTTATCTAGTTAAAGTGTCCATTTTTG
The Electrophorus electricus isolate fEleEle1 chromosome 20, fEleEle1.pri, whole genome shotgun sequence genome window above contains:
- the nfasca gene encoding neurofascin homolog (chicken) a isoform X7, whose protein sequence is MRAMQPQRQWAVLTVLSIILLLWEEAAAIEVPPDLKQPPTIVKQSAKEYIVDPRDNIIIECEAKGNPVPTFSWRRNGKFFNAEKDPRVSMRKRSGTLEISFRSGGKPEDYEGEYQCFAMNDFGIAISNKILLRVSKSPLWPKEVLEPLMVSEGSPLVLVCNPPPGLPPPTTFWMNSAMMPIIQDKRVSMGLNGDLYFSNVLASDANTDYSCNARFLFTHTIQQKNPFTLKVLTKEPYNNTLSSLNDTDPYVVRNIPETTPTFLSPSGTSSSKMALRGEELLLECIAAGVPTPGIKWFKKGGDLPEKKVKFESFNKTLRIVSVSEEDSGEYVCMASNKIGSIRHTVSVQIKAAPYWLQKPTNLVLAPNENGQLVCLASGNPKPSIQWLINGEPIESSLPNLSRKVVDDAIIFNSVQIGSSAVYQCNASNEHGYLLANAFVSVLDMAPRLLGPRNQLIKVIEQSRAMLDCPFFGSPVPEVRWFKNGLGIAPDNVKYRLHNNGTLEIKHARSEDHGTYTFVANNILGQAEEQIRLEVKEPTRIVRAPEHLSVNRGNTAHFDCKIKHDPTLPIIVTWLKNDKPLHFGWMSKFKKDENSLSIPNVNSDDEGTYMCMVKTELDQDFASARLTVLDRPDPPEDLELSDPAARSVRLTWVPGNDNNSPVRQFLVQYEENRWRPGEWQNLSSYTGDQNSVNLLLSPFVNYQFRVIAINSVGPSRPSGPSSRYQTSGAPPDVIPQGLKGWGTKKTNMEITWQPLLDTQRNGPELRYVVSWRRKDSQEEWNNISTTSSKHVVSDTETYVPYEIKIHAVNDFGRGPESSMVIGYSGEDRPSAAPAELRVTKADSTKVNLHWVSVDPTSIHGEFKEYRLYYWREASLVKGLRINKEKKTKVFSSDVSQNTGVLTELIPYSKYKMYMVVANNKFEGPHSNIVEFQTKEGVPGVPKFFRIVQRNTDTIHLEWDKPLEPNGILIGYTLQYRTVNGTEVGSPQVVSFFPNVTEYTIRLPDRFTRYKFYLSARTQVGSGESYTEESPHFANEEDFITSVIDSTDALVFVTPPPSPPTSVPSTTLSTSTTTTTAPTSAATPTTAPTTAPTTATTTITVSTTTLPTPPFTTKRVDMNILAPNIKIWNLTVDANSDYANVSWKHNFPADSSEFVLEFTLDSNESMKSVLFINQPPIKLAGLIAGAKYRLRVYSHEQPSVSSEYVTFETSGAYSKDHVDIATQGWFIGLMCAIALLVLILLIVGFIKRSRGGKYPVRDKKDLPMDPVDQKDQDGSFDYHSDEDNKPLQGSQTSLEGNVKESDDSLVDYGEGGNGQFNEDGSFIGQYTVKKDKEETEGNESSEATSPVNAVYSLA
- the nfasca gene encoding neurofascin homolog (chicken) a isoform X14; this translates as MRAMQPQRQWAVLTVLSIILLLWEEAAAIEVPPDPKIQQDLKQPPTIVKQSAKEYIVDPRDNIIIECEAKGNPVPTFSWRRNGKFFNAEKDPRVSMRKRSGTLEISFRSGGKPEDYEGEYQCFAMNDFGIAISNKILLRVSKSPLWPKEVLEPLMVSEGSPLVLVCNPPPGLPPPTTFWMNSAMMPIIQDKRVSMGLNGDLYFSNVLASDANTDYSCNARFLFTHTIQQKNPFTLKVLTKEPYNNTLSSLNDTDPYVVRNIPETTPTFLSPSGTSSSKMALRGEELLLECIAAGVPTPGIKWFKKGGDLPEKKVKFESFNKTLRIVSVSEEDSGEYVCMASNKIGSIRHTVSVQIKAAPYWLQKPTNLVLAPNENGQLVCLASGNPKPSIQWLINGEPIESSLPNLSRKVVDDAIIFNSVQIGSSAVYQCNASNEHGYLLANAFVSVLDMAPRLLGPRNQLIKVIEQSRAMLDCPFFGSPVPEVRWFKNGLGIAPDNVKYRLHNNGTLEIKHARSEDHGTYTFVANNILGQAEEQIRLEVKEPTRIVRAPEHLSVNRGNTAHFDCKIKHDPTLPIIVTWLKNDKPLHFGWMSKFKKDENSLSIPNVNSDDEGTYMCMVKTELDQDFASARLTVLDRPDPPEDLELSDPAARSVRLTWVPGNDNNSPVRQFLVQYEENRWRPGEWQNLSSYTGDQNSVNLLLSPFVNYQFRVIAINSVGPSRPSGPSSRYQTSGAPPDVIPQGLKGWGTKKTNMEITWQPLLDTQRNGPELRYVVSWRRKDSQEEWNNISTTSSKHVVSDTETYVPYEIKIHAVNDFGRGPESSMVIGYSGEDRPSAAPAELRVTKADSTKVNLHWVSVDPTSIHGEFKEYRLYYWREASLVKGLRINKEKKTKVFSSDVSQNTGVLTELIPYSKYKMYMVVANNKFEGPHSNIVEFQTKEGVPGVPKFFRIVQRNTDTIHLEWDKPLEPNGILIGYTLQYRTVNGTEVGSPQVVSFFPNVTEYTIRLPDRFTRYKFYLSARTQVGSGESYTEESPHFANEAYSKDHVDIATQGWFIGLMCAIALLVLILLIVGFIKRSRGGKYPVRDKKDLPMDPVDQKDQDGSFDYHSDEDNKPLQGSQTSLEGNVKESDDSLVDYGEGGNGQFNEDGSFIGQYTVKKDKEETEGNESSEATSPVNAVYSLA